A region of Ursus arctos isolate Adak ecotype North America unplaced genomic scaffold, UrsArc2.0 scaffold_31, whole genome shotgun sequence DNA encodes the following proteins:
- the MDC1 gene encoding mediator of DNA damage checkpoint protein 1 isoform X4: MYPELFEPYQVRCRYWRMNMVCPRGRDTVLLVQFSRGFVKAEMEISGYNIVRRIRGGTSSLTSGDRVGTRRTPESREDSRKGLIEEVTFGLNHKVWVMEDTQAVNWEVEEEEETETPNESLGCSLEPVGRLHIFSSAHGPEKDFPLYLGKNMVGRMPDCSVTLPFSSISKQHAVIEITAWDKAPVLQDCGSLNGTQVLRPPKVLSPGVSHRLRDQELILFADLPCQYHRLNVPLPFVSRGFLTVEETPRVQGGTQPQRLLLAEDSEEEVDSPSERCVMKEPRTSSLAAVVPESDEEGPSPAPDGPGLPFAFNLDSDTDEEESQHPAAGEASLAARTGSTAETEQPKVLATEIQLEKDQCSVKERNNDTKVEKDARNEVVPLGATLERNQTAGEDSDTDMDESRPAGLHLERAQASGIIDSDTDVEEEGIPATPAVVPIKKRQIFHGVSTESPQAPALVHLQESPTGSDTDVEQSELQLAVPPERNQASVVIDSNTDDEEEVLAALTLARLKESRANTWKRDTDVEEDRAQPVALLEQSQTSAGRDSDTDVEEEGIPMEKRGTVPKCHTDKAHSEKRQSPLRDSELGVDKDKSSLGVHLERSQASATVDINTQVEEKALSGPAVTLVGKHQVPMVWTSQTDAEVEGGQAKLPVMHLEEAHPPPLGDCETDAEEGTSLAASVVADTGKCQLPAKRDAGTEWAAAVLERERALEARAQDSEDLDLQATQCFVERENQSPEAVQSMEDEATQAFLVTLPQEPGPSCCSFQAPGALDEPWEVLATQPFCPRESEASEPQPIAAHLDAHGSCPSTPRTTPQAQHPEGPIHEEPLGIQGRGMQTVQKDMGTPREAVEGVAPERGPLNRETKNLPAGEREDMIEEEALTRGIRVLARDNQGQESDQKVKSASIKRNMESLNIEIEIPNEVQEEGIGKQTLAREIFEREAEKLVLERGGEPSGLGIEVPEVKLERGPQRGETGKGSQDQEEQASSLTSEPRAGTGDHQGLASAPGASGSQSGGAPMSPRRQQRGHVTCKMPPADKASVGDQESADACLPPAVPEASTPHQNPLLSQSQKHPVPQSFLSPSLSSLEPIPRTTQHGNQEVPETPLSSEMEPLHPKSKVRLRGSSRKTPSAISSLALEPHSTSPTDQPLSPKLTSRVTRGRTHRSSVKTPDPVVPTAPELQISTSKDQPVTSESTLQVTRSRTHRFSVKTPELVVPMVPEVQPSTSKEQPVTAELISPGRTRKSVKIPEPVVSPATRGKAHGSSVKTPKPVIPTATELQPSTSKDQSVTPEPISRVTWGRTRRSSVKIPEPTVPTVPELQPSTSKDQSITPEPTSQVAWGRTRRSSVKTPEPTVSTAPELQPSTSKDQSVITEPTSGATHSRTHRSSVKTPEPIIPTAPEVQPSIPTDQPVIPKPTSQVRTPRSAKTPDPIVPTALDLQPTTPGGQPVTPKRTSRGRTPRSSSKTPKSVVPTVPELQTSTPTDQPVTPKLTSQATRGRTQRSSIKTPEPVAPTAPEQPSISTDQPVTPEPTSRATRGRTHRSFVKIPQPTEPTAPDLESLTPTDRLVTPKAQGSQGKTLRSSTVSALPVLTNPEFQSPVPTDQPIPPEPIPQATCSRRLRATRKHGSLTAPIVCEPSSALPEPKSRSSRNQRQGAVRAVESLRTIPKPAFSQLPEAPTQATQIQNVEAAGGSELTPEPLPKAAQSRKRPLATVDKPPLQKRLQRGEVTQKTVFLKEEEEDPTERPGKEEDVVVPGPGKRKRDQAKEEPKGIPSHNLRRTKPNQESTAPKVLFTGVVDARGERAVLALGGSLASSVAEASHLVTDRVRRTVKFLCALGRGIPILSLDWLHQSRKAGCFLPPDEYVVTDPEQEENFGFSLRDALSRAQERRLLEGYEIHVTPGVQPPPPQMGEIISCCGGTVLPSMPRSYKPQRVVITCPQDFPRCSIPFRVGLPILSPEFLLTGVLKQEAKPEAFILSTLEMSSS; this comes from the exons ATGTATCCTGAGCTCTTTGAACCGTACCAGGTGCGCTGTAGGTACTGGCGAATGAATATGGTGTGCCCTAGGGGAAGAGACACAGTTCTGCTGGTCCAGTTCTCCAGAGGGTTTGTGAAGGCAGAAATGGAAATCAGTGGTTACAATATAGTGAGAAGGATTAGGGGAGGTACAAGTTCACTGACCAGTGGGGACCGTGTGGGTACACGAAGAACACCAGAAAGCAGGGAAGATTCCAGGAAAGGCCTTattgaggaagtgacatttggaCTGAATCATAAAGTATGG GTCATGGAGGACACCCAGGCTGTTAACTGGGAGgttgaagaagaggaggagacagagacacCCAATGAATCCTTGGGGTGTAGCTTGGAGCCTGTAGGGCGATTGCATATCTTCAGTAGTGCCCATGGACCAGAAAAAG ATTTCCCCCTATATCTCGGGAAGAATATGGTGGGCCGAATGCCTGATTGCTCTGTGACCCTGCCCTTTTCATCCATCTCCAAACAACATGCAGTGATTGAAATCACAGCTTGGGACAAGGCACCTGTCCTCCAAGATTGTGGCAGCCTCAATGGTACTCAAGTCCTAAGGCCTCCTAAGGTCCTAAGCCCAGGGGTGAGTCATCGGCTAAGGGACCAGGAGTTGATTCTCTTTGCTGACTTGCCCTGCCAGTACCATCGCCTGAATGTCCCTCTGCCCTTTGTTTCCCGGGGCTTTCTAACTGTAGAAGAGACACCCAGGGTACAGGGAGGAACTCAACCACAGAGGCTCCTGTTGGCTGAGGACTCGGAGGAGGAAGTAG ATTCTCCTTCTGAAAGGTGTGTGATGAAAGAACCAAGGACCTCCTCTTTGGCAGCAGTAGTTCCAGAGAG TGATGAAGAGGGGCCTTCTCCTGCCCCAGACGGTCCTGGGCTACCATTTGCCTTCAACCTGGACAGTGACACAGATGAGGAAGAAAGTCAGCATCCAGCAGCAGGAGAGGCCTCCTTGGCTGCCAGAACAGGCTCCACTGCAGAGACAGAACAGCCTAAAGTTCTGGCAACTGAAATCCAGCTTGAAAAGGATCAGTGTTCAGTGAAGGAGAGGAACAATGACACAAAAGTTGAGAAGGATGCAAGGAATGAAGTGGTCCCACTTGGGGCCACTCTGGAGAGAAATCAAACTGCTGGGGAGGACAGTGACACAGATATGGATGAGAGCAGGCCTGCTGGGCTCCATTTGGAAAGGGCCCAGGCTTCTGGCATCATAGACAGTGATACTGATGTGGAAGAAGAAGGGATCCCTGCAACCCCAGCTGTAGTTCCTATAAAGAAGAGGCAAATCTTTCATGGAGTTAGTACAGAGAGTCCTCAGGCACCTGCTTTGGTACATCTACAGGAGAGCCCAACTGGTAGTGATACGGATGTGGAGCAAAGTGAGCTCCAACTGGCAGTCCCTCCAGAGAGAAACCAAGCCTCCGTCGTGATTGACAGCAATACAGATGACGAGGAAGAAGTCTTAGCAGCGCTCACTTTGGCACGTCTGAAAGAGAGCCGAGCCAATACATGGAAGAGAGATACAGATGTGGAAGAGGACAGGGCCCAACCTGTGGCCCTTCTGGAGCAAAGCCAAACCTCTGCTGGGAGAGACAGTGACACAGacgtggaggaggaggggatcCCAATGGAAAAGAGAGGAACTGTTCCCAAGTGTCATACAGATAAGGCACATTCAGAAAAGAGGCAGTCTCCTCTCCGAGACAGTGAACTAGGGGTGGACAAAGATAAGAGCTCACTTGGGGTCCACCTGGAGAGAAGCCAGGCCTCTGCCACAGTGGACATCAACACACAAGTGGAGGAGAAGGCCCTGTCAGGGCCAGCTGTTACACTTGTGGGGAAGCATCAGGTGCCTATGGTATGGACAAGCCAAACAGATGCGGAAGTAGAAGGGGGCCAAGCAAAGCTGCCTGTGATGCATCTAGAGGAAGCCCACCCTCCTCCACTTGGGGACTGTGAGACAGATGCAGAAGAGGGCACATCCTTAGCAGCCTCAGTGGTGGCAGATACAGGAAAGTGCCAGCTTCCGGCAAAAAGGGATGCTGGGACAGAATGGGCTGCAGCTGTTCTTGAGCGGGAGAGAGCTCTTGAGGCAAGGGCCCAGG ATTCTGAAGACCTGGACCTACAGGCTACCCAGTGCtttgtggagagagagaatcagagcCCAGAAG CAGTCCAGAGCATGGAGGATGAAGCCACCCAGGCCTTCCTGGTTACTTTACCCCAAGAGCCTGGCCCTTCCTGTTGCAGTTTCCAGGCCCCAG GTGCCCTGGATGAGCCGTGGGAAGTCTTGGCAACACAGCCATTCTGTCCGAGAGAGTCTGAGGCCTCTGAGCCCCAGCCCATTGCCGCCCACCTTGATGCCCATGGATCTTGCCCCTCTACACCTAGGACAACACCACAAGCCCAACATCCAGAGGGCCCAATTCATGAAGAGCCACTGGGGATTCAAGGCAGAGGGATGCAGACTGTGCAGAAAGACATGGGTACACCAAGAGAAGCAGTAGAGGGGGTGGCCCCTGAGAGAGGACCATTGAACAGGGAAACCAAGAACCtgccagcaggagagagagaagatatgATAGAAGAAGAAGCTTTAACCAGAGGGATACGGGTGTTAGCTAGAGATAATCAGGGACAAGAGTCTGACCAAAAGGTGAAAAGTGCAAGTATTAAAAGGAATATGGAGAGTTTAAACATAGAAATTGAGATACCCAACGAAGTACAAGAGGAAGGGATAGGAAAGCAGACTCTTGCAAgagaaatatttgagagagaagcagagaaactaGTACTAGAGAGAGGGGGTGAGCCAAGCGGATTAGGCATCGAGGTACCAGAAGTAAAGCTGGAGAGAGGCCCACAGAGAGGGGAAACAGGGAAGGGAAGCCAGGACCAGGAAGAGCAGGCTTCCAGTTTAACATCGGAGCCTAGAGCAGGGACAGGGGACCATCAGGGACTTGCTTCAGCCCCAGGAGCTTCTGGGAGCCAGTCAGGTGGAGCCCCAATGAGCCCCAGGAGGCAACAGAGAG GCCACGTGACTTGCAAGATGCCACCTGCTGACAAGGCCTCTGTG GGTGATCAGGAATCCGCAGATGCTTGTCTGCCTCCTGCAGTGCCTGAAGCCTCAACCCCACACCAGAACCCCCTTCTCTCTCAGAGTCAAAAACATCCTGTGCCCcagtccttcctttctccttctctatctTCTTTAGAGCCCATTCCCAGGACCACACAACATGGGAATCAGGAAGTTCCAGAGACTCCCTTGTCATCAGAGATGGAGCCTCTCCACCCAAAATCCAAAGTCAGGCTCCGAGGGTCTTCCAGGAAGACACCCTCCGCAATTTCTTCTTTAGCCCTTGAACCTCATTCTACCAGCCCCACAGACCAGCCCCTCAGTCCCAAGCTCACATCTCGGGTCACTCGGGGCAGGACACATAGGTCCTCTGTCAAGACCCCTGATCCAGTTGTCCCCACAGCCCCTGAGCTCCAGATTTCCACCTCCAAAGACCAGCCTGTCACCTCTGAGTCCACATTGCAGGTCACTCGGAGTAGGACACATAGGTTCTCTGTCAAGACCCCTGAACTGGTTGTTCCTATGGTCCCTGAAGTCCAGCCTTCCACCTCCAAAGAGCAGCCTGTCACTGCTGAGCTCATATCTCCGGGCAGGACCCGTAAATCTGTCAAGATCCCTGAACCAGTTGTCTCCCCAGCCACTCGGGGCAAGGCACATGGGTCCTCTGTCAAGACTCCCAAACCAGTTATCCCTACAGCCACTGAGCTCCAGCCTTCTACTTCCAAAGACCAGTCTGTCACCCCTGAGCCCATATCTCGGGTCACTTGGGGCAGGACTCGTAGGTCCTCTGTCAAGATTCCTGAACCAACTGTCCCCACAGTCCCTGAACTCCAGCCTTCCACCTCCAAGGACCAGTCTATCACCCCTGAGCCCACATCTCAGGTCGCTTGGGGCAGGACACGTAGGTCCTCTGTCAAGACTCCTGAACCAACTGTCTCCACAGCCCCTGAACTCCAGCCTTCCACCTCCAAAGACCAGTCTGTCATCACTGAACCCACATCTGGGGCCACTCACAGCAGGACACATAGGTCTTCTGTCAAGACTCCTGAGCCAATTATCCCAACAGCTCCTGAAGTCCAGCCTTCTATCCCCACAGACCAGCCTGTCATCCCCAAACCCACATCTCAGGTCAGGACACCCAGGTCTGCTAAGACCCCTGATCCAATTGTCCCCACAGCCCTTGACCTCCAGCCTACCACCCCCGGAGGCCAGCCTGTCACCCCCAAACGTACATCTCGGGGCAGGACACCTAGGTCTTCTAGCAAGACCCCCAAATCAGTTGTCCCCACGGTCCCTGAGCTCCAGACTTCCACCCCCACAGACCAGCCTGTCACCCCCAAACTCACATCTCAGGCAACTCGGGGCAGGACACAAAGGTCCTCTATCAAGACCCCTGAGCCAGTTGCCCCCACAGCGCCTGAACAGCCTTCCATCTCCACAGATCAGCCTGTCACTCCTGAGCCCACATCTCGGGCCACTCGGGGCAGGACACATAGGTCCTTTGTCAAGATCCCCCAGCCAACTGAACCCACAGCCCCTGACCTTGAATCTCTCACCCCCACAGATCGGCTGGTCACCCCCAAGGCTCAGGGTAGTCAGGGTAAGACACTAAGGTCTTCTACAGTAAGTGCTCTGCCAGTTCTTACCAACCCTGAATTCCAGTCTCCTGTTCCCACAGACCAGCCTATTCCCCCTGAGCCCATCCCTCAAGCCACTTGCAGCAGGAGGCTGAGGGCCACTAGGAAGCATGGATCCCTCACAGCTCCCATTGTCTGTGAGCCCTCCTCTGCACTCCCTGAACCTAAATCTCGGTCCTCAAGGAACCAAAGACAAGGAGCAGTGAGAGCAGTTGAGTCCCTCAGGACCATTCCCAAGCCTGCCTTTTCCCAGCTTCCTGAGGCCCCCACTCAGGCTACCCAGATCCAAAATGTAGAGGCAGCAGGCGGATCTGAGCTCACCCCAGAGCCCCTGCCTAAGGCCGCTCAGAGTCGCAAGAGGCCTTTGGCTACTGTGGATAAACCCCCACTTCAAAAACGGCTCCAAAGAGGAGAAGTCACCCAGAAGACAGTGTTCctcaaagaagaggaagaagatccaacggagaggccagggaaggaggag GATGTAGTGGTTCCAGGACcaggcaagagaaagagagaccaagcAAAGGAGGAGCCCAAGGGAATCCCAAGCCATAACCTTCGACGGACCAAACCTAACCAAGAGTCCACGGCCCCCAAA GTACTCTTCACAGGAGTGGTGGATGCCCGTGGAGAGCGGGCAGTGCTGGCCCTGGGGGGAAGTCTGGCTAGCTCCGTGGCAGAGGCTTCCCACCTGGTAACTGATCGAGTCCGACGCACGGTCAAGTTCCTCTGTGCCCTGGGGCGGGGGATCCCCATCCTCTCCTTGGACTGGCTGCACCAG TCCCGCAAGGCTGGTTGCTTCTTGCCCCCGGATGAATATGTGGTGACTGATCCTGAGCAGGAGGAGAACTTTGGCTTCAGCCTTCGAGATGCCCTGAGCCGGGCTCAGGAGCgaaggttgctggag GGCTATGAAATCCACGTGACCCCAGGAGTCCAGCCACCACCACCTCAGATGGGAGAGATCATCAGCTGCTGTGGAGGCACCGTACTACCCAGCATGCCCCGGTCCTATAAG cctcaAAGAGTTGTGATTACATGCCCCCAGGACTTCCCTCGATGCTCTATTCCATTTCGGGTTGGGCTGCCCATCCTCTCACCTGAGTTCCTGCTGACAGGAGTGCTGAAGCAGGAAGCCAAGCCAGAGGCCTTCATCCTGTCCACTTTGGAAATGTCATCCTCCTGA